In the Geobacter sp. FeAm09 genome, one interval contains:
- the cysW gene encoding sulfate ABC transporter permease subunit CysW — protein sequence MSAPITTYSGKTTANHRITEPALVRWGLTAAALVFLALFLVLPLAAVFSQAFDKGLAIYLDALKEPDTLSSIKLTLITAAVAVPLNLVFGVTAAWAIAKFTFPGKNLLITLIDLPFSVSPVISGLIFVLLFGRQGWLGPWLDAHDTKIVFAVPGIILATIFVTFPFIARELIPLMEAQGRDEEEAALVLGASGLQTFFRVTLPNVKWGIIYGVILCNARAMGEFGAVSVVSGHIRGSTNTVPLHVEILYNEYNYTAAFAVASLLAFLALITLAVKSVAEWKVRQQLGD from the coding sequence ATGTCCGCACCGATCACCACATACTCAGGGAAGACCACCGCCAACCACCGCATCACCGAACCGGCCCTCGTGCGCTGGGGTTTGACGGCCGCGGCCCTGGTCTTCCTGGCCCTGTTTCTCGTCCTCCCCCTGGCGGCGGTGTTCAGCCAGGCCTTCGACAAGGGGCTGGCAATCTATCTGGACGCCCTCAAGGAGCCGGACACCCTGTCGTCCATCAAGCTGACCCTGATCACCGCCGCCGTGGCGGTGCCGCTCAACCTGGTGTTCGGCGTGACGGCCGCCTGGGCCATTGCCAAGTTCACCTTTCCGGGCAAGAACCTGCTGATCACCCTGATCGACCTCCCCTTCTCGGTCTCCCCGGTCATCTCGGGCCTGATCTTCGTGCTGCTGTTCGGCCGCCAGGGGTGGCTCGGCCCGTGGCTCGACGCCCACGACACCAAGATCGTCTTCGCCGTGCCGGGCATCATCCTGGCCACCATCTTCGTCACCTTCCCCTTCATCGCCCGGGAGTTGATCCCGCTCATGGAAGCCCAGGGGAGGGACGAGGAGGAGGCGGCCCTGGTGCTGGGCGCCAGCGGCTTGCAGACATTCTTCCGGGTGACCCTGCCCAACGTCAAGTGGGGCATCATCTACGGCGTGATCCTGTGCAACGCCCGGGCCATGGGGGAATTCGGGGCCGTGTCGGTCGTCTCCGGCCATATCCGCGGCAGCACCAACACGGTGCCGCTGCACGTGGAGATCCTCTACAACGAGTACAACTACACGGCCGCCTTTGCCGTGGCCTCGCTCCTGGCCTTCCTGGCCCTGATCACCCTGGCGGTGAAGAGCGTGGCGGAATGGAAAGTGCGGCAGCAGTTGGGCGACTGA
- the cysT gene encoding sulfate ABC transporter permease subunit CysT codes for MKLFKRHNNVLPGFGPTMGYTLLYLSLIVLIPLSALIFKTAGLGWHDFVAVVTAPRVLASYKVTFGAALAAAGINALFGVLVAWVLVRYPFPGKRLVDALVDLPFALPTAVAGITLATVYSANGWAGRYLEPHGIKVAFTPLGIIVAMTFIGLPFVVRTVQPVIEELDSEIEEAAACLGANRLQTFRRVLFPLLLPSVLTGFALAFARAVGEYGSIIFIAGNMPMVSEITPLIIITKLEQYDYQGATAVATVMLVASFAILLVINLLQKWSRRYAE; via the coding sequence ATGAAACTTTTCAAGCGCCATAACAACGTCCTGCCCGGCTTCGGGCCGACCATGGGCTACACGCTCCTCTACCTGAGCCTGATCGTGCTGATCCCGCTTTCCGCCCTGATCTTCAAGACCGCGGGGCTGGGCTGGCACGACTTCGTGGCGGTGGTGACGGCGCCGCGGGTGCTGGCCTCCTACAAGGTCACCTTTGGCGCCGCCCTGGCGGCAGCCGGCATCAACGCCCTGTTCGGCGTCCTGGTGGCCTGGGTGCTGGTGCGCTACCCCTTTCCCGGCAAGCGGTTGGTGGACGCCCTGGTGGACCTCCCCTTTGCCCTGCCCACGGCGGTGGCCGGCATCACCCTGGCAACCGTCTACTCGGCCAACGGCTGGGCCGGGCGCTACCTGGAGCCCCACGGCATCAAGGTGGCCTTTACCCCCTTGGGGATCATCGTGGCCATGACCTTCATCGGCCTCCCCTTCGTGGTGCGCACGGTCCAGCCGGTCATCGAGGAATTGGACAGCGAGATCGAGGAGGCGGCCGCCTGCCTGGGGGCCAACCGTCTGCAGACCTTCCGCCGGGTGCTTTTCCCGCTCCTGCTCCCGTCGGTTTTGACCGGTTTTGCCCTGGCCTTTGCCCGGGCCGTGGGCGAGTACGGTTCCATCATCTTCATCGCCGGCAACATGCCCATGGTCTCCGAGATCACGCCGCTGATCATCATCACCAAGCTGGAGCAGTACGACTACCAGGGGGCAACGGCCGTAGCCACGGTGATGCTGGTGGCATCCTTCGCCATACTCCTGGTCATCAACCTGCTCCAGAAGTGGAGCAGAAGGTACGCCGAGTAA